accccattgCATCTAggaactaacttgcttttgattttacaggctcataggcagaagggacttgccttgtttcggATGACACTTTAAACTggggacttctgagttaatgctgaaatgagttaagactttgggggactgttgggaaggcatgatcggtttgaaatgtgaggacatgagatttgggtggggcagaatgatatgggttggctgtgtccccacccaaatctcatcttgaattataactctCACAATTCCACACAGGGTAGAAGGAACCCAATGGGAGGTGGCTGAATTATTGCagcaggtctttcctgcactgttctcatgatactgaatgagtctcacaagatctgatggttttaaaaataagagtttccctgcacaagctctctttttgcctgccaccatcaaCGTTCTGCCTCCCCAgaacctctttcctgtataaattaaacctctttcctgtataaattaaacctctttcctgtataaatgaCCCAGTTTCAGGTATATCTTTCTCAGCATCATGAAAACAAACTATTACAGTGATAAAGAAGAGCAGTGGAGAGATTATCAGCCCCACTCACCGAAGGTTGACAGGACTGCCTTAACAATATGTACAGGTTACTGTGCCCAAGCTTTATTTCTGAAAAGACAATCAAATCTAACAAGAAAGTttataagagttaaaaaaaaaaaaaaacctcaccaTCCTaacattaatttttagttttatatgtcTCCTCCCATTGGTATAGGGATTTTTACCTAGCTCTaattacagtcatgcatcacttaatgatggggctatgttctgagaaatgcgtcattaggcaatttcatcattgtgtgaacatcatggagtgcacttacacaaacctagatggtatagtctactacctacctaggctatatggtataagCTTATTGCTCCTACGCCTCAAACCTGCACAGCAcattactatactgaatactgcaggcaattatAACACTATGGTAAAtacggctcaagcctgtaatcccagccctttggaaggccaagatgggaggactgcttgagcccaggagttcgagaccagcctgggcaacataggttaggaagaccctgtctctaccaaaaataaaacaattgccaggtatggtagcatgtgcctgtagtcccagctactcaggaggctgaagtgggaggattgcttgagcccaggagcttgaggctgcagtgagctatgatcacaccactgcactccagcctgggtgacagagcaaggccctgtctcaaaaagaaaaaagaaaaaaaaaaggacaaaaaatggTACACTCATATAGGGCATTTACCATGAATATAGCTtgtaggactggaagttgctgtgGGTGAgccagtgagtgagtggtgaatgaatgtactgtagactttataaacactgtatattTAGGCTACACTAAACTCATGTGTAAAAATTTATTTCGTCAATAACAAATTAACCTTAccttactataacttttttactttataaactttaaagttgttttaatgttttgactcttttgtaatcttagtttaaaacataaacacattgtatagctatacaaaatactgtattttctttttatattcttattccataaacttttttatatttctaaaaggtttttttcttttgaaactttttaaaaattaaaaacaaagacataaacGCACACATTAGCCTAGAGCTTCACAGGGTCAGGATCCTCAACACGTCACTATgcgataggaatttttcagctccattatcatcttatgggaccactgtagTATACGTAGTAATGTTGTATCACATGACTGTATAACTAGAGACATCTGGTTCTTTTACTGCCAGCTGTGGACAAACAAGAAATGTTGCTGTTATGGCTGCAGGAAGGCAACCAAATGTTTCTCTAATACTTTGTACAACGTAGTCCTCATGCCCACTATATCTAACGGGTCACAAATATTCATTAACAAAATATAGTCAAACCTTTAGGAGTTCACAATCTGGTGAGAGAGATAGGCATCATAGTGCACAGCTGTTTTTCCAAATGTCCATTGCTAATCTGTTCATCTTATTCTTCTGTCAAAGCAGTAAGGACAGAAGAGAAGATGTGAGTCATCCCAGAGTCACAGCCCTCTGAAAATCCCTGAAATCCCTTCTTTCCTGTCCCTCAGATCACTGTAAGGACTTCAAGGTTCTCTCTAACCCTTACAGctgtctgaaaacattttttccgATATGACAGCCTCCACCTTCTCTCTAAGGAAAGTAAATCCTTTCTTAGTCAAGTTCTCCTTTTCCACACTCCGGTCTTTCCCTGGAATATCTCCCctatccttcctcccttcttcctttcccattaTACTTCTCACTGACCCTCAGGAAAATAGCTTAAAAATTTCCCCTCTGGAATGGGGCCCCGTCCACAGAGCACCTACCTTCCGTATAAGTCAGATGCTAAACTCAATTACCTACGAAGGCCAGGCAGAACAGTGTTCTTCTGACTTTGTTTGCACATTAAGTTCACGGAACATTCTCTACTTTCACAAAGAAAcatgcttgtttttttcttgaaacatacAGGCCTTAGTTAAGCTTTCATTTGCACAGTTTTGATAGATAGGGATGCTTTTTTCCTcccaatttgttttttgttttttgttttttgttttttctcccaaTTCCACTCTAACGTCAGTAATTGGCAGAGGACCTTCCGAGTAACAGAGAACATATGCTCTCTAAGAGGGCTGCTCAGCAACCACGGTTTGCCAAGTGGAACATGGGCCTAGTGTTGCTGTGTTGCTAGATCTTCTGACCTTTCAGGAGACAAAAATCcagatatttttatgaaaaatcatgttttcaaaaTGCTGACAGTTAATTCAAAAGAATTTAACATGCTCCAAAGTCTAAAGCAAACAAGTTCACAGAGTGAAGGAGCATTGCCAGTGTACAGCTTCTGGCGCTGTTAAGTTTTAAtgagtattttattatctttgcttAATTTACAACAGACAATTATATAATTATGCCTTTGACAGACATCAATAATCTGTTTCTGTATTCGTTCTCCATATTTATAGAGTATTGTGTTTTCTAGCTTATTTCCACAACACATTGTTAATAGTGCCTTAGGCCAAACTACTCTTCTTTCCCAATTATTCTCTTTCTCCCCTACAAAGGGAGTTAAAACAAGGAGCTGTTAAAGCTCGGAGCCAAATAAGAGATTAAATTACATTAGTTTTAAATGGTTTTCTGGAGTGGCTGGAAATTTTTACCAGTAATCTTACTGCAATTCCTGGGTCAGTGAAGAACTGGGTAAATATGATTAccgtgcacacacaaacacatcgcTGTGATCAAAACGCACATCACAGTATGTGAGTCACTACTCCCAACACTGCCATGTCTCTGCCTTAGTAAGCCTGCCAGCCCCATCCAGAGgatttttctcatctctgaacTCCAATCACTTCCACCTTCCCCCATCAAAATTTAccctatattttattataattgcaTATAAATATGCCTTCCTTGTAAGAGGAGGACCTGTGTCTCTCCATTGTACAGCCTGGCACAGTGTCCGGCACACAGTAGGCAAAGCAAGAGTCATTGCACGAACCAGTATCATCATCCAAACAATAGCTACCATTTCCAGAGCACCTACCGTGAGCTGACTAGTTTACCTGCATTATCCTGGTGGCTTTCCCAGACCAGACCACCCAAAACAAAGCAGCCCCCCAGTCACCCTCTAAGCACGTAACCCTATTTTAGTTCTCGGAATAGGACTGATTGCTTTCTAACATATTTTGGTCATTTCGGTGTGCTTATTGTCTGTCACCGGTTTCCCTTCACAAGAAGGAAAGCTCCAAGAGGACAGGCATTTTATCTACCTTGTACTTGGCTCATAGCAAATAAATGAATCTAAGCCGCCCACctccctgggcgacagagttgaCCTGCACACAGTAGGTCTCAAtgagtatgttttaaattttatatttagatttcaAGATAATTGTGTTGAATATTTTATGGttcataacaaacagaaaggggagggcagaataaaaataaataaaagtttagttACATTACCCTAGCACTGACGTTGGTACGGGAATTTTTGCTGCAATAAGAAAACCACTTCCTCTGACATAAGGTCACCCACACTTCTGGGTCTTACCACATCCTCTTAGACAGCTCATCGTGGCTGGGCTGGCTGGGACAGTCAGGACTCCAGACGCTCACACTAAAAGAGGGATGGGAGTCGAGGAGTCACTCCACTCCTCTGTAGGGAGCTGGCCGCGAGTGGGTGCGCAGGAGCGTGCGCGCGGATCCGTGCAGCGCCCAGGGCGGCTGTGCGAAGCCGCCACAGCCTGCGCGCCCCGGCGATTCTCCACCCTGGGGCTCGCCTGGCCGCTCCGTTCCTCTTCCTTCCACCCCCAAAGCGCGCAAGCCCTGCAGAGTCAAACCTGGCGCATCCTCAAGCCTCCAGGGGGAAACGTGACTGAGCCCCGCATCACGTGTGCAGAAACGGCCTATAGTGTCCGAAGGATGCCACCTAGTCGCAGGCCCAGCGGCGCCACGGACAGCGACCGCGGTTGTCCAGGTCGCGCCCCGTCCCTGCccggcccagcccagcccatccCCGCGCCccgccgcgccccgccccgccccgcccccgcggcCCGGCCCCCAGCGGCCAGCCTcccgcggccccgcccccgccgccccaGTACCCGCCCCTCGCGCCTTCGTTTATTTCTCTGCGCGCAGGGACCGGCTGCTTCTTCGCCAGAACCACCCGATTGCTTGCTGTCCCAGCGGCGCCTCTTCATCGCCGCCGCCATGCCCGGAGGTCTGCTTCTCGGGGACGAGGCTCCCAACTTTGAGGCCAATACCACCGTCGGCCGCATCCGTTTCCACGACTTTCTGGGAGACTCGTAAGTGGCCACCGCGTAGCCCTGCCCTGGCCTTGGTTGCGCCTGGACTCGGAGGTGCCTTCCCTATTTCTTCTCCCTTCCGTCCTCCCTGCCGCTCAGCCCCCTGCGCCGCTCGCCCCCTCCCCCGCACCGGTTTCGGCGCGCGCCAGGCCGTGTGGCCCCTGCTCAGCGTCGGCTGCGCCCCCGGGAGCTGGCACCCCTTCAGCCTGCCCTGCGCGAGCCACTGGATCCCTCCAGGCCTCCCCGCCTCCGGCGTGGCTGGGCAAGGCCACGCCaaggtgggggatggggaggacaAAATTGGGTTCTGCAGGTTCTGGAAACTCACTGCCCGTGGGAGGGTTTGTTGTCCGTTGAACTCGTCTTAGTAAACTGCAGGTAGCGTGGTCAGGCCGAGGGCGCAGGGGCGGGTCGGCATTGGCGATCACTTCCCCGGTCTAGTGCCCAGGGTCGCACcgccctccctcccaccctccgtTCTGGAATTTGCTCCCTGGGGAGGATGGGTGTCTGAAGCCAAAGTCGGAGGACACAGCTGCTGGCTATATGTTACAGGAAGGCCAACGTATTATCTGAGGGTGCAGGGTATTTGCAGGCTTCTGGGCAcaaaatgtgaaatttaaaacCACTAGCTGCCTAATCGGTGGCCGAAAGACTTTTTGTCCAGACCCTCCTTCAATGACCAAGATATGATTTGATAACAGCTTTAGGAAGAGCCAAGAACACTCTGTGTAGGTGTGCCTTCAGAGATTCCAGAACTTGCCACGCTTTTCTGACGCCGTTCAGCTGTAGTAGCGTATTCTTGCTAGTGATGGCCGTTCCAGGCTCCAGGACACGTGTACTCCCAACTTTGAGACTCTTTTGTTTCCCAGTGGCTTGCGCCTCACTGTCCTCTCCACTTTCTGCCTTGCTTCCAGCACATAAGCTTGCTGATGATAGCCAAATTGATGACCTGTGATCTGACTTGGCAGTTTTGCCATTATGAATAGGAGTAGTGAATCagtgttgccttttttttttttttttttttttttttggcagctcCTGGATTAGCAAACTGGAAGTTGCTTAGTTTTCATCAGAAGCATTCCAGGCATGTCTAGTTATATTATGGTTCTGGAGTTCTAGTGGTCCCACTACACTGTGGGGCTCCGAGGTTTGACGACAGTTCTTCCCCAGTTTATATCCTTTTTATGTACAGTATCCagggagacaaagagagaggCTTATGAAATTAATCAATGATTGGACAGGGCTGTGCAGAGAACCAGGGAGAGATTCTTACACATCATGTGCCTACCCGGACCCTTACAACCTCTTAGGTCCCTTTTCCAGCCACTGAATAGAGGAAAAAGCTTTGTGAAAGATAGGACTAGGCCAGAAAAAGGTTGAAAACTTGAATATTCAAACCTTGAACGCAGAAAAATACTTGAGAAATACAGCTTATGGCCAGTCTTATACTTAGGATCTAGGTAGTAGTATTTCTCCAGTAATCCTTGGGATTTTTAGAGTTGTGTTCCTTCCCATTTCTGCCTTCAGCCCTCACCCCCATGAAACATAAACTATTTCCAGAACTCTTAGCTTGTGTAGATTAAATATTAGCATAAAACATATTTAACTGTTCCAACAATTAGAAATGTTGTTGCTTTTTAAGCTAACCATACTTTTTTGGGGTTTCGTTAATGTTTATTAGCCTCTAGATCCATCTAGATTTGATCAAAAGTGGTACTTTATCAGCCATAGTTAGGAACACGATAAAAATATCTGCATTTATTAACTAATAGACAAGTCTGCCTAGGATCAGGCGTAGTATTCCCTACCTTACCAGGAAGAGAAGTTTGAGCCTTTTATATGTTTATGACATGGATTTTTGCCTGATTTTTCCAAACTCTATTCTGTATATGATCCCAAGTCAGACTGTCAATTTTTGATCCAGGTATTTTTgaggagaaaaaattaaaatatctttctctACCTTACCCCTGATCATTGTAAACAACTAAAGAGGTTGGGTGCTACATTGGGTGAGTTTACTGGACCTTATCACTGTTTCTGTAAGTGGTAGAAGTAGCTTCTTCATAGCACATCTTCACTACGCAAAATATGTGTTTTCCGGGGTCTTCTGGGGCTTAGTAAATGGGAACCATTCTCTTGAAGGAGGAAACcttttgtcttttgaaaatgGGTAAGAAAGAAAACGGGAGAATGTCACTGAATTACTCTTAAGTGCAGCAGTAGGAAGACTTAGAGGGAAAGAAAGGCCAAGGTGAGACATTCTTGGAGTTTATCCTACTTGTAGCCACGAGGTAAACTGGAGTTTCACttctgagggagggaaggacgtGAACTGGCTTAAAACCAGTTCCTTTCGCATGATTCAGCAAAACAGTCTCTGCCGACTGACAATGGAAAAAGAACTCCTAACTTTTCTAATTCATCCTCCCTTTAACAATACAGGAGGAAACGCCCTGTTCCATTTCTTCTCAACTTTTGGAGACCTTCTGTTAAGTCTCATCTAACCATTAAATAGATTGTTTTCCATAGAATCTAAGGCCTAGATTTTACTCATAGTGATATTATCTACTTCAAAAGATATACTCTATGTTCTTCCTTTTGCCCTTCATAATAAAGTGAACATAGTGCACACCTCCacaatcttaaaaaatatatattagcttTCTTCCCAGTCTTGCCATAGGGCCCTCCATCCTTTTCGTAAGAAGatctttttccttcttgaaaCCTTGGGAGTTGAGTGGAAGCTGTAAGTGGGAAGGAGGTGCCCTTGTCTTTGCTTGTTCTCTGTACTCAGGGAAACTTCGGAAAGGTCAGCTTGGCATCTAGGCAAGATTTAGTTATCTGCTAGTTTAGGATCCTGCCTAAATCATCTGGTTTAGGATAGTTTAAATTGATGGGGATGTGGAGAACTGAGTGTTCAATTTTCCTTTTCAGTTGAAAGAGTAGTTTCTGTTGCCAAGGAGAAGGAAATGGTACTTCAGCTTTCTTAGTGGCCGCTTGAAACGTGCTCAAAATCTATAAAATCTTAGACAATGATGACTTAGATCTTAGTATTTACCTAGGAATTTGCTATTGTAGAAATCTACATTGTAGGCTATCAAAATTCTACCTGCTTGgtctgaagaaagaagaaaaactgcaaATGAAGAGATAGGTAAAACTGTTAAGGTGATACTGTTTTGTCAGAGTATAAATATTGGGTGTCCTGTTTGGCAGGTTAGATCAGTAAAGTGGTTTTACAAGATTTTGTATCCACTTGCTTCGAAGAAACCAAGTGTCGACTtcaatttttacatataaatagaGGATAGAAACCTATTTATTTCAGATTACATAATCTGTTTATTATTGTAGTCAGGCATTTGTTTGGATTGAGAGCATACTGGGACATCCATTATTGGAGCTGAATGTCATGGTCTGTGCtagaaaaaatgtagaaaaggataagaagaaataattaagttTTTTCAGTAAGCTACTTGGCTTGAACAGCACAGATTTTATTAGCCAAAAAGGAGTCAGGGTGGCACCATAATTATTAAAGGAAGCAACACCTTAAAATTAGTCTTTTTAAATATGTGTCATCTTGAATTTCATATCTTTGATTAAATCGGGCTATAAGCATAGGCTTCTCTAGAGGTAAGTAGATTGAAAAGCATTCCTCAACAGAAAAGTTTAGAAGTAAATATCGTCAtaagcattcatttaaaaaagaaagcctgTTTTTGATTCAGAAGTTGTGACTTTTCATTCTCTGTGATGTTGGTGATAACTCTTCATTCAACTGTGaccttgtttttcttcctttcagatGGGGCATTCTCTTCTCCCACCCTCGGGACTTTACCCCAGTGTGTACCACAGAGCTCGGCAGAGCTGCAAAGCTGGCACCAGAATTTGCCAAGAGGAATGTTAAGTTGATTGCCCTTTCAATAGACAGTGTTGAGGACCATCTTGCCTGGAGCAAGGTTAGTATCAATTGGCATGAACTTTGAGCCTGAGATTATAGGTCAAGTTATAAATTATAGAGTCCTTGGTTTTTGAGGTTAAGGTACAAGTAAGCTTTAGGTTCAAAGTTCActgattatttgaaaatttcaGTTGAACCACACAGTGATCACATTGCTAAATCCATTGGTCAGTCAATTCTCAGACCTCATCTTGGCCTGCCAGCAGCATTCAACCTAGGTGATCACTGTTTTCCTTTCTTGGCTTCTAGGACACCACATCCTAGCTGTTCCTGCTCACTGATTCTTCCTCTCCCAACTCCTAATTTATGCTGAAGTTACCCTGAACTTATTTCTTGGACCTCCTCTCTTTTCTGTCTGTACTCTTTCCCTTGGAAATGCCTTTAAATACCATCTATGTGCTGTGGTTCTCAAATTTTCATCTCTAGGCCAGACGCTTTGAGGTTCATGTAACCACTGCCTACTTAGCATCTCTCCTGGGATGTCCAGTCATCTCAAACCTAGCATGTCTAAGTAGGCCTCATTCTTAAATCCAGAGTTTTATTCATCTAAGCTAATGGCAACTGCATTTTTATAATTGTTCACGCCCCAAATCCAGGAGCCATTCTGAATTCTTCATGTTTTTTCACATCATAACATCTGATTTATCCTCAAACTTGTCAGCTCTACCTTCAAGATATGTCCTGTATCATGGATGGAAGACTGACTCCCAAGGGATCTGTGTGACTTACCCTCACCTCTTTTGGGTCTCAACTCACAGGACATTTCATCAAAGGCTTTCTTGTCCTCATTATCTAAAATGATAACTCCTTTTCACATTCACTATCCCCTCCTCCTCAGCACTCAAATACTCTGCATATTACCTATTTAGTTTGTTTCTTCCTAGTAGAGTGTAAACTCAGCAGGAACAGAGACTCCTGTTTTGTGCACTGCTGGAACGATGCTCACTACTCAGTACGTCTTAGGTGATCagtcagtatttgttgaatgaattaactGAAGGAAATACCTACTTTTAGCAAAAGAATTTACTTGAACAATAAATTTGGTGGTCTGAATTtaccttgaaaacattttaaggaCTTCACTACAACATGCGGTTAAGTAATAATGGTAACTACTTTTTGAGGGATGTATACTAGAAACTGTGTCAAGCATGTGTAGTTGAATAAAAGATGTATTGACCTGTGAGTTAGGGATCTGTGGCTGCATCCTATAGCAGTTAACACTAGTTAATCCTAAATATCTGAGACTAGAAGAATCATGTGTAGGAGAAAAAAGAAGGGCAGTTATCTATCttgaaatagaatttttttcattccttaCATTTCTCAGTGAGTGGTAACTGTAGTTTTCactatcatttttcattttcatttttgcagtTGAGAATACTTTTTTCACTTAGAAACTTGGAGGGACTTGCCCAAGACTGCCCAATGGCAATGAGATTTGAATCTCAAATCAATGGTCTTTTTAATACAAGATGATAAAAAGTAGGATTTAGCCTAATTTAGGATAGAATAAAGCCAAATAATTTAGGATACTTTCTTTGGTGTTCATGGGTGTAATATAGTGTCCATCATGCAAGTGGCAGAGTAGAGAATTAGTGCATAGCAATAATTAAAGTGACATATTGCCAAAGGAGGTGTTTGTAGCCCATTATAGAATAGCTTTTAAAGTATAGAAGCATACACAGGTTTATTTTACCCTGAGCTTCTGCCTTAGAAGTTTTCACAATTGTGATTACATTGAATAGGAAAAAAGTCTGAACTACCAGAAGGAGTGCCCAAACTTTGACATACACCTGATATATAATAATCTGCCTCTAGCATGAGactatattaattattatttagcTCTGGTGACTTAATAGGCAGCCAGTGACAACAGAAAgttaagataataaaatgaaagaatgttaGAATGTGTTGTCatccaggagcctgaggcaggagaatggcttgaacccaagaggtggaggctgcagtgagctgagatcatgccactgcactccacctgggcgacagagcaagactccacctcaaaaaaattaataaataaataataagaatttgTTGTTATCCATTTCAGAGCTCATCAATGCCACATTTGTTACATCTCTGTTGAGAAATCCACAATGGTTTTGTATCTGCTATGCCACCAAGCTCCTGTTTTACTTTCAAGCCTACACATAATAGACCTGATTccaattttaaatcattttttccaTTACTTGCTAAACTCTATCCAACTAAGTTCCTCACTCTCCTATCAATAGTTTATGTACAGAGTTGCCCACATGTTTCATTAATATCGTTCCTGGACAAGTGCactagctcacacctataatcccagcactttgggaggccaaggcaggtggatcacaaggtcagaagttcaagaccagcctagccaagatagtgaaaccccgtttctactaaaaatacaaaaacaaattagctgggtgtggtggcgggcgcctgtaatcccagctattcaggaggctgaggcagagaattgcttgaacttcggaggcagaggttgcagtaagccgagattgcaccactgcactccagcctgggtgatacagcaagactctgtctcaaaaaaaagaaaaaaaaaattttttatatatatatatacacatatatgtgtgtgtgtagttctgCTCCCTAGAAtgcctttcttttctctgtgaaAAATCTTACCCATCCTTCAAGGGCCCAGATAAAAGTCCTATTCTTTTCTTGAAGCCTTTTCTAACTCTTGGAGTCCTACAAATGGGAGTGTTCAGTACTTCAGCATTTACCGTCCACCTTTTAACATTAGTCTTGCATTTGCTGCTGCTTCATGCTGGAATCATCTCTAACCAAATTAGAAGTTCCTTTGAAGGCAAGAGCCATGTCTTACTCATCTGTATTCCACATGTACTTACCATAATGCTTAGCCCACCTTAAGTGCTATATCAATGCTTAATCAAAtaacaaaactaatttttttttttctccaaaagcttccagggatagaaaaagtagaaataaatggaTGAGTAAAGTTTTACTAGGGAAGGAGGGAGACATATCATTTTTCCTTAGTTCAGACTTGaaatgctttgttttctgtttgaatTTCACCCTAGTTTAGGTTTACCTCTGCCTTTTCACCCATTTATTTTTGACTTGTCCTTCAAGTATATATTCAACTCTCCATTcttgtgtttgctttgttttgtgattttttgtttgtttgttttttgtcatttCTTACTATTTGTCTTGTAACTTAACATCTGAGTCAGGGTGCTTTTGAGGCAGGGACCAGAGCTATAAGATTTTCTTTACATATGGTATTATTTCTAGATGTGATGGATTTAACAAACCTGTTGTATCTGATGGTTTTTACAGTATTTGGGTATCCAGAGGTGCCTTGTATTTGGATGTAACTAAATTATTGCAATGTTAAAGGGGTTGCTGCTGTTTTCTCATGGCAGTGGAAGCATGCTGAATTTAAGAGAACTGGGCATGAAAATGGCTTTGGTCCATGATTACAACCTAAGTACTGTACTCTGCTGTTATTCCTGGCAATAATTGGAATGAAAAGTGTTGatttactcactttttaaaattaaaattgcttaaAGAAAATTACTGTGATTTGGTCCTCTTTCCTGTCTTGCAAGGTGATGGCTGTTAACTGATGAAATTCAGAGCATGTGTTAAGTTTAGATTCCTCTTTCCCCTTTTACTTGTGTTTCAGGATATCAATGCTTACAACTGTGAAGAGCCCACAGAAAAGTTACCTTTTCCCATCATCGATGATAAGAATCGGGACCTTGCCATCCTGTTGGGCATGCTGGATCCAGCAGAGAAGGATGAAAAGGGCATGCCTGTGACAGCTCGTGTGGTAGGTCATACAAATTCATTTTGTAGTCAGCATAACTGATCAGGCTGTATGTCCATGTAAATGCTCGTACCAGCTAGAGGAGATAGGGGAGTATCTA
This region of Macaca fascicularis isolate 582-1 chromosome 1, T2T-MFA8v1.1 genomic DNA includes:
- the PRDX6 gene encoding peroxiredoxin-6, with translation MPGGLLLGDEAPNFEANTTVGRIRFHDFLGDSWGILFSHPRDFTPVCTTELGRAAKLAPEFAKRNVKLIALSIDSVEDHLAWSKDINAYNCEEPTEKLPFPIIDDKNRDLAILLGMLDPAEKDEKGMPVTARVVFVFGPDKKLKLSILYPATTGRNFDEILRVVISLQLTAEKRVATPVDWKDGDSVMVLPTIPEEEAKKLFPKGVFTKELPSGKKYLRYTPQP